AACGACTGCAATTTAACGCAAAGGCCGACCAGCGTGATTCCATCAAGGCGGCTCAGTTGTTATCTGAGCAGGGAGCGTCCTGTATTATCACCCTGGGTGGTGACGGTACCAACCGGGTGGTGGCTATAGGGGCGAATCAGGTTCCGATTTTGCCCCTATCAACCGGCACGAACAACGTTTTTCCCTATATGATCGAAGGAACAGTGGCAGGACTTGCAGCCGGACTGATCGGTACTGGGAAAGTCTCCAAAAAAGAGGGAACATTTCAATCCACGCGCCTGGAAGTTATCATTGAAAATAAAGTTGTCGACATCGCAGTGGTTGATGCCGTGGTGAGTACGGATCTGTTTGTCGGATCTAGAGCCATCTGGGAAATGGACAAATTAAAACAGATTTTTCTGAATCGATCCCATCCTGCAAACATCGGTTTTTCTTCCATCGGCGGTATGCTCAATGCTGTCTCGCCGGATGAGCCCCGCGGCATGACCCTGAAATTAGGAAAAAAAGGCCGGTGTGTCACAGCACCCATAGCCCCGGGAATTGTTGAACAGGTGCTGATTGAAGATATGAATTTGATGAGACCCGATGAAAATATGGATATTACGGTTACACCGTGCGTGGTAGCACTGGATGGGGAACGTGAGGTTGAGATTAAAAAGGGACAAAAAGCCGCGATCCGTCTTTCAACGAACGGTCCTTTTGTCGTGGATGTATATCAGACAATGGCAGTTGCAATGGAAAAGAAAATTTTTCAGGCCGGAAGCATAACTAATGCAATAGACTGAATAGATTTTAAAAAAGGAGACTAAAATGGCTTTAAAAGCTGCATTTATTTTTTTGGCACCAGGGGTTGATCCTGATAAAGATCGGCAGACCGTGATGACACCCCAGGTAGAATTAACTGCTGTTGCAGCCGGCAGCTATAAAGAGGCGCAGGCACTTGCAGTAAATCTGGTTGAAGAAGGCATTGAGGCTATTGAATTGTGCGGCGGCTTCGGCAACACGGGTGCAGCACTCATTGCAGAGGCGGTGGCCGGGAAAGCGGCTGTGGGCGTGGTCCGTTTTGACGGCCATCCGGGTCTTGAAGGGAAAAGCGGAGATATGCTGTTCAAATGAAAATTTCTATTATTTCAGCAATAATATTTACGACTCTAATTGTGCACATACCCTGGGATGCATACGGTCTGGATGGAACGACCGCGTACACAGGCGAGGATTGTTTTGAATGCCACGATGAAATGGTGGAGGATCATGCAGTTTCTGTACACAGTGATATTTTATGCCTGGAATGTCATACCCAGGCACTCGAAGAAGACCATGAAGCACTTGATTTTGATCCGGTTAACTGTGTTCAATGTCATGCACCACATACGGAAAAAAACCTCCATGATGCCCATACACGAGTAACCTGTAAAGCCTGTCATGTACAAGGCGGCATTCCAACAATAGATCCCGAGTCAAAAAATATCATTTTCAGCGGCGGGTTCAGGCCGGGTATGGAGATGCTACTCCACCAGGCAATAAATGCGTCGTCAGAGGAACAGTGTGGGGAATGCCACTTTCAGGGGAATGCCGTGGGGGCTTCAACCATGGTGCTGCCGGCCAAAAGTATCCTGTGCATGCCCTGTCATGTGGCAACGATATCAGTGGAAGATAAAACCAGCCTTGTCTCTTTGTTTATTTTCATCATCGGTGTTTTGGGACTGGTTTCCGTCTGGTTTTCAGGCTCAATAGCGAAAAGAGAGCCAGTGATCTTTGTAAAAAATAAAACCGGGGCCCGATTCAAATCATCCGCTCTTTTTGGGGGCGGAATTTTTCATTTATTAAATGAGATCTTTGTAGAAGCAATTTTGTTGAAACGGCTTTTCCAGCAGTCCAAAGCCCGCTGGATTATTCATTCCCTCATCTTTTTCCCGTTTGTATTCCGTTTTGCTTTCAGCCTGGTATCACTCTTTTTT
The window above is part of the Desulfotignum phosphitoxidans DSM 13687 genome. Proteins encoded here:
- a CDS encoding ATP-NAD kinase family protein — its product is MSLIGIVANPASGKDIRRLVAYSSVFDNQEKIRIVRRVLLGLKATGIEHVAFMPDYHGIVEKAMEGVEEEFTAERLQFNAKADQRDSIKAAQLLSEQGASCIITLGGDGTNRVVAIGANQVPILPLSTGTNNVFPYMIEGTVAGLAAGLIGTGKVSKKEGTFQSTRLEVIIENKVVDIAVVDAVVSTDLFVGSRAIWEMDKLKQIFLNRSHPANIGFSSIGGMLNAVSPDEPRGMTLKLGKKGRCVTAPIAPGIVEQVLIEDMNLMRPDENMDITVTPCVVALDGEREVEIKKGQKAAIRLSTNGPFVVDVYQTMAVAMEKKIFQAGSITNAID
- a CDS encoding DUF6506 family protein, yielding MALKAAFIFLAPGVDPDKDRQTVMTPQVELTAVAAGSYKEAQALAVNLVEEGIEAIELCGGFGNTGAALIAEAVAGKAAVGVVRFDGHPGLEGKSGDMLFK
- a CDS encoding cytochrome c3 family protein, translating into MKISIISAIIFTTLIVHIPWDAYGLDGTTAYTGEDCFECHDEMVEDHAVSVHSDILCLECHTQALEEDHEALDFDPVNCVQCHAPHTEKNLHDAHTRVTCKACHVQGGIPTIDPESKNIIFSGGFRPGMEMLLHQAINASSEEQCGECHFQGNAVGASTMVLPAKSILCMPCHVATISVEDKTSLVSLFIFIIGVLGLVSVWFSGSIAKREPVIFVKNKTGARFKSSALFGGGIFHLLNEIFVEAILLKRLFQQSKARWIIHSLIFFPFVFRFAFSLVSLFFSTIFPDSFVTIALLDKNHVFRALFFDVTGLMILAGCTTAMINTGRNQGETIDSLPKPGRGMTAMIGLIVLVGFILEGMRIAMTGWPNGSQAAFAGYGISLLCKDMMGLNDIYGYVWYAHAILTAVFIALIPFTRMRHIITAPIVLVINSVSRNRISEKDRTGKREI